The proteins below come from a single Bacteroidota bacterium genomic window:
- the nuoI gene encoding NADH-quinone oxidoreductase subunit NuoI, which yields MSTEVRKTVKEAEQIRGKDLSFLQKTYIPEIVKGMAVTFKSMIAPKFTRQYPEERFNPQPSYRGRPVLVEDKGHERCVACGLCARVCPALAIEVQASETELEKERYPERFEINMLRCIFCGFCEEACPEEAIVMSDEYELVFQHPEDAIYGKDKLLMSKQRLQTRLDFLKKTR from the coding sequence ATGTCAACAGAAGTCCGAAAGACAGTCAAAGAAGCAGAGCAAATCCGCGGCAAGGATCTTTCCTTCCTGCAGAAAACCTACATTCCCGAAATCGTGAAGGGAATGGCAGTCACGTTCAAATCAATGATTGCGCCGAAGTTTACCCGCCAATATCCTGAAGAACGATTCAACCCGCAACCGTCGTATAGGGGGCGACCTGTTTTGGTGGAGGATAAGGGGCATGAACGCTGCGTCGCGTGCGGCTTGTGCGCACGAGTATGTCCGGCGCTTGCCATCGAAGTACAAGCTTCGGAAACGGAGCTGGAAAAAGAACGTTACCCTGAACGCTTCGAAATCAACATGCTGCGCTGCATCTTCTGCGGGTTCTGCGAGGAAGCCTGCCCCGAAGAGGCAATCGTGATGAGTGACGAGTATGAACTCGTCTTCCAGCATCCCGAAGATGCCATCTACGGCAAGGACAAGCTGCTGATGTCGAAACAACGTCTCCAAACCCGGCTTGATTTTCTGAAGAAGACACGCTGA
- a CDS encoding immune inhibitor A — MKRSLLLLVCVVHAASSFPSDKDKYSSYAKVRILASTPADLELIQRQGVDLDHYTGKLGEGIEVVINQDAIEALQRIAFPYEVLVPDMDAYYKSRAKNVGPELDESRRILHQNGINGFRYGSMGGFLTYGEMILQLDTMRLMYPNLITAKESLGVTEQGRTIWGVEISDNPGVVEPGEAVVHYDALHHAREPQAMATIMYYMYWLLDNYGTDPEATYLVNNRRMCFVPVVNPDGYFYNQSTNPNGGGNWRKNRRNNGNGSYGVDLNRNYNYMWGYDNTGSSPTPSSDTYRGPSPLSEPEAVAIRNYTMSKQPSVAMSAHSVAGRYLNPYSFKDTVVAYEYYAQFASDFTAHNNYLYGTVVQMLAYNSNGTTRDYLHHDLGCYAWTPEMGGSGFWPLQSEIVPIAQENLLACKYLSWISGAFADFQSFRLVGKEYVIRGDTLRYLITLRNKGVSLPANDVAVSVQSLYPHATAINATASYPPIDSGTYAANTTPFAFRIDASAITGDEMKFVAVTTQEGIETSRDTFSVVVGYSYVLFEEDGENGIGNWTRGGNGVQWDTTFVMAYRGSRSITDSRYGNVANSTNNTLTLTNPVNLLGMNSPRVEFVARWANESQYDYVRLQLSTNNGSSWINLAGRHTTLVGGQPSYSANKGNWAWESISLLPYAGQQVRLRFNLVTDAGLRGDGFYFDEFRIVDYRDSSTTGVSDDVPQPLSFSLSQNYPNPFNPSTTISFSVPSGRDRVRSADGQLPTTSHVTLKVFDLLGKEVATLVDGPTEAGEHAVQFNGRDLSSGVYFYRMSAGAFNQTRALVLVK, encoded by the coding sequence ATGAAACGGAGTCTTCTGCTTCTTGTCTGTGTTGTTCACGCGGCGTCTTCATTCCCCTCCGACAAAGACAAGTACTCGTCATACGCCAAAGTCAGAATTCTCGCCTCAACTCCTGCCGATCTTGAATTGATTCAGCGCCAGGGCGTCGATCTCGACCATTACACGGGAAAATTGGGAGAAGGAATCGAGGTCGTCATCAACCAGGACGCGATTGAAGCGTTGCAGAGAATTGCTTTTCCGTACGAAGTACTTGTTCCCGACATGGACGCGTACTACAAGAGTCGTGCAAAGAATGTCGGGCCGGAGCTCGATGAGAGCAGGCGAATCCTTCACCAAAACGGCATCAACGGATTTCGATACGGGTCGATGGGAGGATTTTTGACGTATGGCGAGATGATTCTGCAACTCGATACGATGCGTTTGATGTATCCGAATCTGATTACTGCAAAAGAATCCCTCGGCGTGACTGAACAGGGTCGAACCATTTGGGGAGTGGAGATTTCTGATAATCCGGGTGTTGTCGAACCGGGCGAGGCCGTGGTGCATTACGACGCTTTGCATCATGCCCGCGAGCCGCAGGCGATGGCGACCATCATGTACTACATGTACTGGCTTCTTGACAACTACGGCACTGATCCCGAAGCAACGTACCTTGTGAATAACAGGCGGATGTGTTTCGTTCCGGTCGTCAATCCGGACGGCTACTTCTACAATCAATCCACAAATCCGAACGGTGGAGGAAACTGGAGGAAGAATCGTCGCAACAACGGAAATGGCAGCTACGGGGTGGATTTGAACCGCAACTACAATTACATGTGGGGGTACGATAACACGGGATCAAGCCCCACCCCTTCTTCCGACACATATCGGGGGCCTTCACCGCTTTCCGAGCCCGAGGCTGTGGCAATCCGGAACTACACAATGAGCAAGCAGCCTTCGGTTGCCATGTCTGCGCATTCGGTCGCGGGACGCTATCTCAATCCCTACAGCTTCAAAGACACGGTAGTGGCGTACGAGTACTATGCCCAGTTTGCGAGCGACTTCACGGCGCACAACAACTATTTGTACGGAACGGTTGTTCAGATGCTTGCCTACAACTCCAACGGCACAACGAGGGACTACCTGCATCACGATTTGGGATGTTACGCGTGGACACCTGAAATGGGCGGCAGCGGATTCTGGCCGCTGCAATCCGAGATTGTGCCGATTGCCCAGGAGAATCTTCTCGCCTGCAAGTATCTGTCGTGGATTTCCGGAGCCTTTGCCGATTTCCAATCATTCCGGCTCGTCGGAAAAGAGTATGTGATACGGGGTGACACGCTTCGGTATCTGATAACCTTGAGAAACAAAGGCGTTTCCCTTCCGGCAAACGATGTTGCAGTCTCTGTTCAATCACTTTACCCTCACGCTACTGCCATCAACGCTACAGCCTCATATCCGCCGATAGATTCGGGAACATATGCTGCCAACACAACGCCGTTTGCGTTCAGAATAGATGCCTCGGCAATAACAGGTGATGAGATGAAGTTTGTCGCGGTCACCACACAAGAGGGGATTGAAACCTCGCGTGATACGTTCTCGGTAGTTGTCGGATATTCTTATGTTCTTTTTGAAGAAGATGGCGAGAACGGCATCGGCAATTGGACACGAGGAGGTAACGGCGTTCAGTGGGACACAACGTTCGTGATGGCGTACAGGGGCTCCCGTTCGATTACCGACAGCCGTTACGGAAACGTTGCGAACAGCACGAACAACACGCTCACTCTCACAAATCCCGTGAACCTTCTTGGAATGAACAGTCCCCGGGTGGAATTCGTCGCCCGATGGGCAAATGAATCGCAATACGACTACGTTCGTCTTCAGCTCAGCACGAACAACGGATCTTCGTGGATCAATCTCGCGGGCAGGCATACAACACTGGTTGGCGGCCAACCTTCTTACTCGGCGAACAAGGGGAACTGGGCTTGGGAGAGTATCAGCCTTCTGCCGTATGCCGGTCAGCAGGTGAGGTTGCGGTTCAATCTTGTCACCGACGCCGGTTTGCGCGGCGACGGGTTTTACTTCGATGAATTCAGAATCGTTGATTACCGCGACAGCTCGACTACGGGAGTGAGCGACGACGTGCCTCAGCCCTTGTCATTCTCGCTTTCTCAAAACTACCCGAATCCCTTCAATCCATCAACAACCATCAGCTTTTCCGTCCCTTCGGGACGAGACCGCGTCCGCTCTGCGGACGGGCAACTGCCAACAACGAGCCACGTGACACTCAAGGTGTTCGACCTTCTCGGAAAGGAAGTGGCAACTTTGGTTGACGGGCCGACGGAGGCGGGCGAACACGCCGTTCAGTTCAACGGCAGGGATCTTTCCAGCGGTGTTTATTTCTACAGGATGAGTGCTGGCGCTTTCAATCAGACGCGCGCCCTTGTTTTGGTGAAGTGA